In Paenibacillus kyungheensis, the following are encoded in one genomic region:
- a CDS encoding deoxyguanosinetriphosphate triphosphohydrolase family protein, which translates to MENNLKSMREHRQYTEDKHEASREAYERDYSRLIHSPTFRRLQGKSQVFGAGTGDYYRTRLTHSLEVAQIARQAAKSLLSRYPEIDESSASNPGLIIHPEVVECASIAHDFGHPPFGHKGEEVLESILENLITEKTQKALKGKKVTSAEREAVRQQMREKYEHFEGNAHNFRLIMFLEKRENLDGLNLCDAVLLGINKYPYTGIVNKKGLYHREWQYINQIRQQWQIPDRKITLEAQLMDLCDDIAYSAHDLEDGIKAGKIEVHEHFMHDPYTHKLIIEKIMTLEDRFWLGWSRESIAAKVDEVLTAYLRIWREKLPVCDHDYSRTRREVKAYWVSHFVSHLGVIDDGDWKKVTFINDQAEDEDLLRTVSVLKSFAWVTMIRDLRVQRLQKRSEWIIRRLWDAFLDQESSVSIIPSDWLQRFERDQLSPNPVWTWERMVIDYIAGMTDAFAEKIYNELYGLKVGSIYDLD; encoded by the coding sequence ATGGAAAATAATTTAAAATCAATGCGTGAACACCGTCAATACACAGAGGATAAACATGAAGCTTCCCGCGAAGCTTACGAACGCGATTATTCGCGATTGATTCATTCTCCAACGTTTCGTCGTTTACAAGGAAAATCACAGGTATTTGGAGCAGGAACCGGTGATTATTACCGTACACGATTGACTCATTCTTTGGAAGTGGCACAGATCGCCAGACAAGCAGCCAAAAGTCTACTTAGTCGTTATCCTGAAATTGATGAATCATCTGCTAGTAATCCCGGGCTAATTATTCATCCTGAAGTAGTAGAATGTGCTTCAATTGCTCATGATTTTGGGCATCCGCCGTTTGGACATAAGGGAGAAGAAGTACTGGAGAGTATATTAGAAAATTTAATTACCGAGAAAACGCAAAAAGCATTAAAAGGCAAAAAAGTAACTTCTGCTGAACGTGAAGCTGTGCGTCAGCAAATGCGAGAAAAATATGAACACTTTGAAGGCAATGCTCATAATTTTCGGTTGATTATGTTTTTGGAAAAACGTGAAAATTTGGATGGACTCAATCTGTGCGATGCTGTTCTACTCGGTATTAACAAATATCCTTATACCGGAATCGTTAATAAAAAAGGACTGTACCATCGGGAGTGGCAATATATTAACCAGATTCGTCAGCAGTGGCAAATTCCAGATCGTAAAATTACACTGGAAGCTCAATTGATGGACTTGTGTGATGATATCGCTTATTCGGCTCACGATTTAGAAGATGGGATCAAAGCAGGTAAAATAGAAGTCCATGAACATTTTATGCATGATCCATATACGCATAAATTAATTATCGAAAAAATTATGACCCTTGAAGATCGTTTCTGGTTAGGATGGAGTCGTGAAAGTATAGCAGCTAAAGTAGATGAAGTCTTAACAGCATACTTGCGCATTTGGCGTGAAAAGTTGCCTGTTTGTGATCATGATTACTCTCGTACTCGCCGCGAAGTCAAAGCGTACTGGGTAAGTCATTTTGTCAGTCATCTGGGTGTGATTGATGATGGTGATTGGAAAAAGGTCACTTTTATCAATGATCAAGCAGAAGACGAAGATTTGTTACGAACTGTAAGTGTACTCAAAAGTTTTGCATGGGTGACGATGATTCGTGATCTACGCGTGCAGCGATTGCAAAAACGCAGCGAGTGGATTATTCGTCGCTTGTGGGATGCTTTTCTTGATCAAGAATCGTCTGTGTCTATTATTCCTTCGGATTGGTTGCAACGATTTGAACGTGATCAATTAAGCCCGAATCCTGTATGGACATGGGAGCGAATGGTCATTGATTATATTGCTGGAATGACCGACGCATTTGCCGAGAAAATATATAATGAATTATACGGTCTCAAAGTCGGGTCTATTTACGATCTCGATTAA